In Pedobacter sp. W3I1, one DNA window encodes the following:
- a CDS encoding dipeptidase gives MFTIDAHLDLSMNALEWNRDLTRPLAEINAREQGLTDKPDRAKATVSLPELRKGNIGLVVATQIARFVAPDNPLPGWHSPGQAWAQTQGQLAWYKAMEDAGEMRQVNDLLSLEKHLALWKDDSPTEKKPIGYILSLEGADSIISVDYLQGAYDKGLRAVGPAHYGPGRYAQGTDATGKLRPGAYELLAEMERLNIILDATHLCDDSFWDALDHFNGHVWASHNNCRALVEHNRQFSDDQIKALITRGAVIGGALDAWMMVPGWQRGISTPKEMNCNLEVMIDHIDHICQLAGNANHVGIGSDLDGAFGREQCPYDLESIVDLDKIPALFAKRGYSKDDVENLMHGNWIRFLRKAWKA, from the coding sequence ATGTTTACGATAGATGCCCATCTTGATTTAAGTATGAATGCGCTGGAATGGAACCGTGATTTAACACGTCCGCTGGCTGAAATAAATGCACGCGAACAGGGACTTACTGATAAACCCGACAGGGCTAAGGCAACCGTATCTTTGCCTGAACTTCGCAAAGGTAATATTGGTCTGGTAGTAGCCACCCAGATTGCCAGATTTGTGGCGCCAGATAACCCATTACCCGGCTGGCATTCTCCCGGGCAGGCATGGGCACAAACCCAAGGCCAGCTGGCGTGGTATAAGGCCATGGAAGATGCCGGTGAAATGCGCCAGGTGAACGATCTGTTGAGTTTAGAAAAACATCTTGCTTTATGGAAGGATGACTCGCCAACCGAAAAAAAACCTATTGGCTATATTTTAAGTCTGGAAGGCGCCGATTCCATTATCTCTGTCGATTATCTTCAAGGGGCTTATGATAAAGGATTGCGGGCTGTTGGTCCCGCCCATTACGGTCCGGGCAGATATGCACAGGGCACAGATGCTACCGGCAAACTACGTCCCGGCGCTTACGAGCTCCTTGCCGAAATGGAAAGGCTCAATATTATTCTTGATGCCACGCATTTATGCGATGATAGTTTTTGGGATGCGCTCGATCATTTTAATGGTCACGTTTGGGCCTCACACAACAATTGCAGGGCATTGGTGGAGCATAACCGTCAGTTTAGCGATGATCAGATAAAAGCATTAATTACACGAGGTGCAGTAATTGGTGGTGCTTTAGATGCCTGGATGATGGTTCCGGGGTGGCAAAGGGGAATATCTACCCCAAAAGAAATGAACTGTAACCTGGAAGTGATGATTGATCATATCGATCACATCTGCCAGCTTGCAGGCAATGCCAACCATGTGGGTATCGGTTCTGATTTAGATGGTGCATTTGGTAGAGAGCAGTGCCCGTACGATCTGGAAAGCATTGTCGATCTGGATAAAATCCCGGCCTTGTTTGCCAAACGGGGTTACAGTAAGGATGATGTCGAAAATTTAATGCATGGCAACTGGATCAGGTTTCTGCGTAAGGCCTGGAAAGCATAA
- a CDS encoding D-TA family PLP-dependent enzyme: MTEKQWYHLERPDSVESPGLVFYEDRIKANIQLLISMIDDKDRLRPHVKTHKSAEVSKLLMDAGISKFKCATIAEAEMLALCGSADVLLAYQPVGPNVDRFIRLQKQYPLTRFSCLVDNVGAAAVLAALSQSNRLKSDVFIDVNVGMDRTGILPGNVLELYAKIGQIDSLVLKGLHAYDGHIHDNDFAIRTEKASIIIDVLNHLSTEINNRLSQQPIIIAGGTPTFTVYNTQTVFDCSPGTFALWDKGYQDAFKEQQFLTAALVISRIVSLPESNLICCDLGHKAVAAEKPLDKRVAFLNAPELIPVSQSEEHLVLDAGENHPYQIGDLLYGLPYHICPTVALYENATSVSSAHADQIWNISSRKRKITI, translated from the coding sequence ATGACGGAAAAGCAATGGTACCATTTGGAGCGGCCTGACTCGGTTGAGTCACCCGGTTTAGTCTTTTACGAAGATCGGATCAAAGCAAACATTCAGCTGCTAATCTCGATGATCGATGATAAAGATCGTTTGCGCCCACATGTTAAAACGCATAAATCTGCCGAGGTTTCCAAACTTTTGATGGATGCCGGCATTTCGAAATTTAAATGTGCCACCATTGCCGAGGCAGAAATGCTGGCTTTGTGTGGCTCAGCTGATGTATTGCTTGCCTATCAGCCAGTTGGCCCCAATGTAGATCGGTTTATAAGGCTACAAAAACAATATCCACTTACCAGGTTTAGTTGTTTGGTAGATAATGTAGGCGCCGCAGCGGTATTGGCTGCGCTTTCTCAAAGCAATAGGCTGAAAAGCGATGTGTTTATCGATGTAAATGTGGGGATGGACCGCACGGGGATCCTTCCGGGAAACGTATTGGAACTGTATGCCAAGATTGGTCAAATAGATAGCTTAGTTTTAAAAGGTTTACATGCCTATGATGGTCACATTCATGATAACGATTTCGCCATACGTACCGAAAAAGCCAGCATAATTATCGATGTGCTCAACCATTTAAGTACGGAAATCAATAACAGGCTTAGCCAGCAACCAATTATCATTGCCGGCGGAACACCAACTTTTACGGTTTACAATACACAAACTGTTTTTGATTGTAGTCCGGGTACTTTTGCGCTTTGGGACAAAGGTTATCAGGATGCCTTTAAAGAGCAGCAGTTTCTTACTGCAGCTTTGGTGATATCGAGAATTGTTTCCTTACCCGAAAGTAATCTGATCTGCTGCGACCTTGGACATAAAGCCGTAGCCGCAGAAAAACCGCTCGATAAAAGGGTAGCTTTTTTGAACGCACCAGAACTTATTCCGGTTAGTCAGAGTGAAGAACACCTGGTATTAGATGCAGGAGAAAATCACCCCTATCAAATAGGCGATTTGCTCTATGGTTTACCTTATCACATTTGTCCAACGGTAGCCCTTTACGAAAATGCCACTTCCGTTTCTTCAGCTCATGCTGATCAAATCTGGAATATCAGTTCAAGAAAAAGAAAAATAACGATATAA